GTTAGAGGAGGGGGGTGTTGGGTTCGAGGCCGCAGAGGATGCGGCCGTAGGTTTCGAGGTTGGTGTTGGGGTGCAGGACGCCGTTGAGGTTGAGGGCTTGGATGTCGCGTTCGATGCGTTGCATGGGTTGGTCGGAGTAGATGGAGGAGCCGCCGCTGGCGGTGTTGAGGATGTCGACGGCTTCCTTGGCGCGCAGGCAGGCGGCGGCGGCGTCCATCTTGCCCAGGGCGCGTTCCTCCAGGGTCCAGGGTTGGCCGGTGTGTGCCTTGGTGTCGAGGCGTTCGGCGGCGCGGTGGACGTGGAATTCGGCTTCGTCGAGTTTGACGGCGGCCTGGGCGACCTGGATGTGGGTGATGGGGGCGTCGGCCTGGTGTTCGTAGTCGGTGTAGGTGATCTTGCGGTTGGGGAGGCGGTCGAAGAAGGCTTCGCGGGCGGCTTTGGCCATGCCCAGGGCGGAGGAGCTGGTGACGGCGACGGCGTGGGGGACGAAGGGCAGTTTCCAGGTCAGGGAGTCGGCGTTGAGCTTGGAGAGGTGTTGGCCGTGCATGAAGACGGGGAGCATGGGCAGGACGCGGGCGTGGGGGACGAAGAGGTTCTCGGCGATGGTGGTGACGCTGCCGGTGGCGCGCAGGCCGGCGGTGTGCCAGTCGTCGACGATGGTGAGGTCGGTCATGGGGATGGCGACGGTGGCGGGGACGTAGCCGCCGTCGTCGGTGGCCAGCAGGACGGAGTGGGTGTCCCATTGGCTGTGGGGGGCGCCGGAGTTGAAGTGCCAGCGTCCGTTGAGGATGACGCCGCCGTCGGTGGGGGTGGCGATGCCGCTGGCGTTGACGCCGCCGGCGATGCGGACGTTCGGGTCGGCGAAGATCTCGTCCTGGACCTCGTCGGGGAACAGGCCGGCCAGCCAGGAGCCCATGGTGAGGGTGGAGATGGTCCAGCCGACGGAGCCGTCGCCGCGGGCGAGTTCGGAGATGACGGCGGACACGGTGCGCACGTCGGACTCGTAGCCGCCGTAGCGGACCGGGACGCGCATCTTCATGATCCCGGCGTCGATGATGCCCTGGATCACGTCCTCGTGGATGACCCGGTGCTCGTCCTGCCAGGCGACGTGCTTGCGGATCAGGGGGACCAGGTCCGTCGCCCGGCCGACGAGGTCAACCTGCGGTGGCGCCTCACTGATCGTCATCTGCGCTCCTCGATACGATGACAGGGACAGGAAAGTAAGAGGTGGAACTCCCGCCGGACTCGGCGGTCCCCGCTCGGGATCGTGCAGCAGGTCTTTTCCTGCTGTCCGGTTGGGCGGCAATCACCGTCGGTTGTGGACAACTCTGGCACGGTGCTGCATTCGGGTACTTCTCCCACGTTGCGCAGTGCTCGGGAAAACTCGATCCGCACCAGCGGTAATCACGCCGACGAACGCGGCCGGAGCGTTGCTCCGGTCGCGTTCGTCGATCCGGACGACGTCAGAGCTGCTTGAGCGAGCGGGTGAAGTCGCGGACGTCCGCGATGAACAGGTCGGGTTCCTCGGCGGCGGCGAAGTGGCCGCCGCGGTCGAACTCGGTCCAGTGGGTGATGGTGGGCAGCACCCGCTCCGCGAACCGCCGGATGGGCGGGGCGATGTCGTGGGGGAAGACGGCGACGCCCGCGGGCATCGTCAGCGCCCAGGGCCCGGCCCAGCCCGCGACGGGGTTCTGGTTGGCGCGGTCCACGGACTCGTAGTAGAGCTGCGCCGAGGAACCGGCCGTGGCGGTGAGCCAGAAGATGCTGACGATGGTCAGCATGAGGTCCCGGTCGACGGCGTCCTCGGGCGCCAGGTGCGAGTCGGTCCAGTCCTTGTACTTCTCCACGATCCAGGCGAGCTGGCCCACCGGCGAGTCGGTGAGGGCGTAGGAGATCGTCTGGGGTCGGCTGGCCTGGAGCTTGACGTGGCCGGACAGCTCCAGGTCGAAGTGCTGGAGCTGCCCGAGCCGCCGCATGTCCTGGTCGGTCAGGTTCGCCATCTCGGCCGGGTCGTCCGGCGGGAAGGTGACCAGCATGTTCAGGTGGACGCCGGCGACGTGCTCCGGGTCGATGAGGCCGAGTTCGAGGGCGACGAGCAGCCCGAGGTCGGCGCCCTGGGAGACGTAGCGCTCGTAGCCGAGCTGCCGCATGAGCTGCTTCCAGGCGGCGGCGATGCGCTTGACGCCCCAGCCCGCGGCGCCGGGCGGGCCGGAGAAGCCGAAGCCCGGCAGCGTCGGGATGACGACGTGGAAGGCGTCCGCCGGGTCGCCACCGTGCGCGCGGGGATCGGTGAGCGGGCCGATGACGTCCAGGTACTCC
This genomic window from Saccharothrix sp. HUAS TT1 contains:
- a CDS encoding acyl-CoA dehydrogenase family protein, whose translation is MTISEAPPQVDLVGRATDLVPLIRKHVAWQDEHRVIHEDVIQGIIDAGIMKMRVPVRYGGYESDVRTVSAVISELARGDGSVGWTISTLTMGSWLAGLFPDEVQDEIFADPNVRIAGGVNASGIATPTDGGVILNGRWHFNSGAPHSQWDTHSVLLATDDGGYVPATVAIPMTDLTIVDDWHTAGLRATGSVTTIAENLFVPHARVLPMLPVFMHGQHLSKLNADSLTWKLPFVPHAVAVTSSSALGMAKAAREAFFDRLPNRKITYTDYEHQADAPITHIQVAQAAVKLDEAEFHVHRAAERLDTKAHTGQPWTLEERALGKMDAAAACLRAKEAVDILNTASGGSSIYSDQPMQRIERDIQALNLNGVLHPNTNLETYGRILCGLEPNTPLL
- a CDS encoding epoxide hydrolase family protein codes for the protein MQPFRIEIPQADLDDLDRRLAQTRWPDEVPGVGWARGVPVGYLKELAEYWRTGYDWRAMEARLNALPQFTTEIDGANIHFVHVTSPEPDATPLLITHGWPGSFAEYLDVIGPLTDPRAHGGDPADAFHVVIPTLPGFGFSGPPGAAGWGVKRIAAAWKQLMRQLGYERYVSQGADLGLLVALELGLIDPEHVAGVHLNMLVTFPPDDPAEMANLTDQDMRRLGQLQHFDLELSGHVKLQASRPQTISYALTDSPVGQLAWIVEKYKDWTDSHLAPEDAVDRDLMLTIVSIFWLTATAGSSAQLYYESVDRANQNPVAGWAGPWALTMPAGVAVFPHDIAPPIRRFAERVLPTITHWTEFDRGGHFAAAEEPDLFIADVRDFTRSLKQL